The window GGCGGATGGAGCAGCTCGACCCGGGGAACCCGTCCCTCAACATGCCCCTGGCGGTCCGCATCTCAGGCGCGCTGGATGTCCCGGTCCTGGAGCGGAGCGTCAACGAGGTCATCCGCCGGCATGAGATGCTCCGCGCGACGTACCGCGTGGAGGACGGGCGTGTGCGCCAGCGGTTCTCCGCCGAGGTCCGCATCCAGGTGCCCGTGGTGGACCTGCGTTCCCATGGCGGTGACCGGGAGGCGGAGGCGCTGCGGCTGGCATTGGACGAGGCGGTGCGGCCGTTCTCCCTGGAGCACGGGCCCATCGTCCGCGCCAGTCTGCTGCGACTGGCCGAGACCGAGCACCTGATGCTGCTCACGGTGCACCACATCGCCTCGGACACGCTGTCCATGGTGGCTTTCTTTCGTGAGGCCGCGGCGAACTATCAGGCGTTCCTCGCGGGGCAGCCCGCTCCGCTGCCGGAGCTGGCTGTGCAGTACGTAGACGCGGCGGCCTGGGAGCGCCGCTCGCTCGCGGGTGGAACACTGGCGGCCCAGGAGGCGTACTGGCGCGAGGTGCTGGCGGACCTGCCTCCGTCGTTGGAGCTGGCGGCGGACCGGCCGCGAGGGGCCGAGCTGCGGCTGCGTGGTGCCCGCTTCCCGGTGGCCTTCTCGCGCGAGCTCAGCGCGGCGTTGATGGGTTTCAGCCAGCGCGAGGGGGTGACGCCCTTCATGACGCTGCTGGCGGCCCTGGCGTCGGTGCTCGCCCGGTACTCGGGGCGCGAGGACATCGTGGTGGGGACGCCGGTGGGCAACCGTGCCCGCGGCGAGCTGGAGCCCCTCATCGGCTTCGTGGCCCATGCGATGGCGCTGCGCACCGACCTGTCGGGTGACCCGTCGTTCCGAGAGCTGGTGGCGCGCGCTCGTGAGACGACGGTTGGCGCGTCCAGTCACCAGGACGTCCCCTTCGAGCACCTGCTGCCGTTGGTGGCCTCCGGCAGGGACCCGGCACGCTCGCGGCTGTGTGACGCGGCGCTGGTGCTGCACGCGCACGTCACCACGGCGCCGCCCTCCGTGGCGGGCCTGGACATGCAGTTGGTGGAGGTGCCGGGAACGCCCGCGCAGTTCGGCGCCACGCTCGGTGAGCTGACGTTGCTGCTGAACGAGAGCGAGAGCGGCGGCTTCCACGGTTTCATCGAGTACGCCACCGACCTCTACGACGAGCCGCGCATCGCGCGCCTGTCGGCCCACCTCCAGACGTTGCTGGGGGCGGCCCTCGCGAACCCCGACCTTCGCGTGTCACGGATGCCGCTGGCGGCACCGGAGGAACGGAGCGCTGCCGCGCGGGGGCCTGCGTCCTCGGTGCAGAGCCTCCAGGCCGAGGGCCTCGCGATTTCCAGCATGCCGCCCGCCGGTGGGTCATCGAGCATCGGGCATCGGGACCTCGCGGATGCGGCTGTGCTGGCTCGATTCGCGTCGTGGGTGAAGCGGACACCGGACGCAGTGGCCATCAGCATGGGTGAGCGCCGCCTGTCATGGCGGGAGCTTTCGGAAAGGGCCCGAGGTCTCGCGGCCCGGTTGAAGCAGGAGGGCGTGGGCCGGGACGTGCCGGTGGCGGTGCGCATCACTCCATCCGTGGAGTCGGTCATCGCACTGTGGGGCGTGCTGGAGGCGGGAGGCGCGTGCCTCCCCGTGTCGGCCGGTGAGGTCGCGGAGCTGGCGTCCCTGCTGCCCGCGCAAGGACCTCGGTTGTTGCTGGTGCCTCGCACGGAGGACGTGCCGGCGTTGCCAAAGGGAATCCGCGCCGTCGCGGTGGACTCTGTCGATTCGAGCGCGGATTCGATGGAGCCCGTGCCCGGGGAGCGGCTGGCCTTCATCGTTCCTGCGCCCGACGCGCTGGGAGGGTACGGCCGGGTCATGCTGAGCCACCGGAACGTGGCGCACGTGTTGGCCTCACTGGATGCCCGGACGGGCGCGGGTGGGGGAGACGTGTGGTTGGCGGTGGGGGGGCCTTCGGCTGACCCGTCGGGACTGGACCTGCTGTGGGCACTCGCGCGTGGGATGCGTGTCGTCCTTCCGCCCGAGCAGCTCGCCGCGTGCTTCGCTGTCCTGGGCCGCAAGCCGGACACCCGGCGGCCTCTCGACTTCAGTCTTTCGTACTTCGCCAACGATGAGGATTCGCTGGGCGAGGAGAAGTACGAGCTGCTCCTCGAAGGCGCGAAGTTCGCGGACGCACATGGTTTCTCCGCGGTCTGGACGCCGGAGCGGCGCTTCCACTCCTTCGGTGGTTTGTATCCACAGCCTTCGGTGGTCGGCGGCGCGCTGGCGATGCTCACGCGGCACGTGCAGATTCGCGCGGGCAGCGTGGTGTTGCCGCTCCATGACCCCATCGAAGTCGCCGAGCAGTGGTCCGTGGTGGACAACCTGTCCCGTGGGCGCGTGGGGCTGTCATTCGCCACGGGGTGGCACGCGAACGACTTCTCGCTCTCACCGGGGACCTTCGACCGGCGGCGCGAGGTGCTCATTGAACGCCTGGAGGAAGTGCGGCGGCTGTGGCGCGGCGGCACGGTGCTGCGGCGCAACGGCGCGGGCAATGAAGTGGAGCTGGCGCTGCGCCCCAAGCCGAAGCAGGCGGAGCTGCCGGTCTGGCTGACGTCCACGGGCAACCCGGAGACGTTCCGGAAGGCCGGTGAGGTGGGGGCGGGCATCCTCACCAACGTGCTCGGTCTGGGCTCCAACCTGGACGAGCTGGCGACGAAGGTGGCGCTGTACCGCGAGACGTACCGCAAGGCGGGACATGGCCCAGGCCAGGGGCACGTCACGTTGATGCTCCACACCTTCCTCGGCCAGGACCTGGACGAGGTGCGCGAGGCCGTGCGCGAGCCGCTGCTGCGATACTTCCGCAGCTCGGTGGACGTGTTCGCCAACCTGGTGGCCAGCCAGGGCCTTCAGGTGGACGTGCGCGGCCTCACGCCAGAGGACGTGGAGGTGATGCTCGCCCAGGGGGTGGAGCACTACATCAAGGAAGGTGGCCTCTTCGGCTCGGTGGAGGACTGCGTGCGCGTGGTGGAGCGCGTGCGCGCCCTCGACGTGGACGAGATTGCCTGCCTCGTCGACTTCGGCGTGGCGCTGGAGCCGATGATGTCCAGCCTCCGTCTGCTGGACGTGGTGCGGCAGCGCAGCCAGGTGCAGGCCCTGCCCGCGGATGCGGTGCTGGCCGAAGGCGATGCTGGATTCGGCGCACTGCTGTCGCTGGTGCAAGACGAGGGCGTCACCACGCTGCGCTGCGCGCCGTCGCAGGCGCGTGCCCTGGCGGAGCTTCCTGGCGCCGAGGCGGCGCTGGGGAGCGTTCGTCTCTGGGTGCTCGGGGGCGAATCGCAGGACCTCACCAGTTCGGCGCAGCACGTGGCGATAGCGTCCTCCTTGGTGGGCGCGGCGTGGCCGTCTCCCACTTCGGCGCCCGTGTACGTGCGGGATGCGTCCGGCGAGCCGGTGCCGGTTGGCGTGGTGGGAGAGCTGGCCCTGGGCGGCGCGGCGGTTCCGCTGGGCTTCTGGAATGACCCGGAGGCCACGCGGGCGCGCTTCATCTCCGTCCCCGGTTCGGATGAGCGCTTCTTGGTGACGGGCCAGCGAGCCCGTTTCCGCGTTGCCGGCGAAGTGGAGTGCGTTGCCCCCGCGCGTGCGACAAAGGCGCGGCGTCCTACCTCGCAGCCAGCCCGTGGCACCGTGGGCACCAGGCCCCCCACGCGGCAGACGGTGAGCGCGGAGGTTTCCTCGGCGACTGCCACGCCCGTGGTGCGGGTGGGGCGGGACAAGCCGCTGCCGCTGTCCTTCCCACAGCAGCGCATCTGGTACCTCCACCAGTTGGACCCGGCGGGCATCGCGTACAACAACACCGTCACCCTGCGTCTCGATGGCGCGGTGGACGAAGCCCTCTTGGAGGCCGCGCTGAACGCGCTGGTCCGCCGGCATGAAGTCCTGCGCACCACCTTCGCGCTCGAAGACGGCGGTGCGTACCAGGTGATTGCCGACGCCATGCCCCTGGTGCTGGAGCGGCTGGAGGCCCGAGGCGACACGCTGGAGGCGCGGGAGGCGGACGCGCTGAAGCAGGCCCTGACGGAGGCGCGCAAGCCCTTTGACTTGATGCTCGGGCCGGTGATGCGAGCCGTGCTGATTCGCATCAGCGAGGCTGTGTCCGTGCTGCACCTCACGCTGCACCACATCGCCTCGGACGGATGGTCTGGGGGCGTGCTCTTCCGCGAGCTGGTGGCGGGCTACGAAGCGCTCGCGGCGGGCCGGCCGTCGCCGCTGCCGGAACTCCCGATTCAGTACGCGGACTACGCTGTGTGGCAGCGCGGCTGGCTGGAGGGGCCGGGCATGGAAGCTCAGCTCGCGTACTGGAAGAAGCAGCTCGCGGGCGCGCAGGTGTTGGAGCTGCCAACGGACCGTCCGCGTCCCGCGCGCTGGACGGGCCGGGGTGGCCGTCTCCAGGTCTCCGTGGACAAGCCCGTGATGGACGCGGTGTGGGCCGTGGGCCGTCGCGAGGGAGCCACGCCCTTCATGGTGCTGACGGCGGCGTTTCAGACGCTGCTGCACCGGTACTCCGGGCAGGACGACGTCATCGTCGGCACATCCGCCGCGGGCCGCAACCGTCCGGAGCTGGAAGGGCTCATCGGCTGCTTCCTGAACACGCTCGCCATCAGAGGTGACCTGTCGGGAGCCCCCACCTTCGTGGAGCTGCTGCGCCGGGTGAAGGTGGCGTCGATTGGCGCGTATGCCCACCAGGAGATTCCGTTCGAGCGGCTGGTGGACGAGCTGCGCGTGCCGAGAGATCCGAGCCGCATGCCGCTGGTGCAGGCGATGCTCACGTTCCACAACACGCCGCCGGTCGAGGTCCGAACGCCAGGGCTGGGCGTGAAGATGGTGGAGCTGGACATCGGTGCCACCAAGGTGGACCTGTCACTGGAGTTGCGTGAGACGCCGCAGGGCCTCACGGGCGCATTGGAGTACCCGGCGGATCTGTTCGACCTGTCCACGGTGGAGTTGCTGTGGGAGCGCTTCGTCCGGCTGCTCCAGGGCATCGCCGCGAATCCGTCGCAGCGGGTGTCGGAGTTGCCGCTGCTGTCCGACGCGGAGCGCCAGCGGATGCTGGTGGAGTGGAACGACACCCGCGAGCCCTTCGCAGGGGACGCGACGCTGCATGGCTTGTTTGAGGCGCAGGCCGCTCGGACGCCGGACGCGGTGGCGGTGGTGGCCGAGGGCCAGCAACTCACGTACGCAGCGCTGGAGGAACAGGCCAATCAGCTCGCGCACCACCTGCGCACGCTGGGCGTAGGTCCCGAGGTCCGCGTGGGGCTGTGCGCGGAGCGCTCCGTGGAACTGGTGGTGGGGCTCCTGGGCGTGCTGAAGGCCGGCGGCGCGTTCGTCCCCTTGGACCCGGCGTACCCCACGGCTCGGTTGACGCACATGATGCGGGACGCCGGTCTGTCCGTGGTGGTGACGATGGATGCCATCGCGGACGTGCTCCCCGCGGGTGGCGAGCTGCTCGTCGCGCTGGACGGCGACAGACGCCAGCTCGCGCGCAACCCGTCGGAGCCACCTCGCGTGGGTTCGTTGCCGGAGCATCTGGCCTACGTCATCTACACGTCCGGCTCCACGGGTACTCCGAAGGGCGTGCTGGTGCCGCATCAGGGCCTCTGCAACACCCTGGGCACCATCATCCGGGCGCATGACGTGCGGCCAGGGCGGCGTGTGCTCCAGGCGGCGGCGCTCGGGTTCGACGCGTCCGTCCTGGAGGTGCTGTCCACGCTGGTGGCCGGGGCGGAGCTGCACCTGGCGCCGCGCGAGTCGCTGCTGCCGGGAGCGCCGCTGCGCGGACTGTTGGAGTCGCGGGGTATCACCACGGTGACGCTCACGCCTTCGTCCCTGTCGCAGTTGGAGCCGGAGGGCCTTCCCTTGCTGGAGACAGTCATCTCCGCCGGAGAAGCCTGCTCGCCGGAGCTGGCGCGGCGATGGAAGCCGGGGCGGCGACTGCTCAATGGCTACGGGCCCACGGAGGCGTCCGTCTGCGCGACGCTCTCCACCGAGCTGGACGTGGAGCGCCCGGACATCGGCCGTCCCGTCGCGAACATGCGTGCGTACGTGCTGGACGGGCGGGGGCAGCCCGTGCCTCCGGGCGTGCCGGGCGAGTTGTACCTGGGCGGACCGGGCGTGGCGCGTGGCTACCTGGGACGGCCGGAGCTGACGGCCGAGCGCTTCGTCCCGGATGCATTCTCGGGAGAGGCGGGGGCGCGGCTGTACCGCACGGGCGACCGGGTTCGCTTCCTCGCGGACGGGCGCCTGGAGTACCTGGGCCGTACCGACTTCCAGGTGAAGCTGCGTGGCTTCCGCATCGAACTGGGGGAAGTGGAGGCGGTGCTGCGCCAGTACCCCGACGTGCGTGACGCGGTGGCCCTCGTGCGCGAGGACACGCAGGGAGCGCGGAGGCTGGTGGGGTACGTCGTGCAAGCCGCGGAGCTGGACGCATCGGCGCTGCGCTCGTTCATGAAGGAACGGTTGCCCGACCATCTGGTGCCCGCTGCCTTCGTCGCGCTGGACGCGCTTCCGCTGTCACCCAGCGGGAAGGTGGACCGGGCGGCGTTGCCGGCTCCGGACGCCGCGCGCGGAGGCAACGCGAAGGTGTTCACCGAGCCGCGCACGGAAGCGGAGAAGGCGTTGGCCGCGCTCTGGACGCAGGTTCTTGGCGTGGAGCGCGTGAGCCTGCACGACAACTTCTTCGAGCTGGGCGGCGACTCCATCCTGGGCATCCAGATTGTCTCCCGGGCCAAGGCCCTGGGGCTGGAGCTGGAGCCGGCCATGCTCTTCGAGCGGCAGACGCTCGTGGAGTTGGCTGCCGCCGCCGGGACGGCGAAGGCAGGCACGGCGGAGCAGGGGCTGGTGGAGGGGCCCGTGCCGCTGACGCCCATGCAGCGCATCTTCTTCGACGAGTGGGCGTTACCTCAGCCGCACCACTACAACCTGGCCGCGGTGCTAGAGGTGCGCCGCCCGGTGGATGCCGCGCTGCTGGAGGAGGCGTTGCGGGCGCTGGTGTCGCACCATGATGCGCTCCGGCTGCGCTTCACGCGGGCGCCGGAAGGCTGGCGTCAGTCCATCGCGGGCGTGCCCGAGCGAG is drawn from Myxococcus xanthus and contains these coding sequences:
- a CDS encoding hybrid non-ribosomal peptide synthetase/type I polyketide synthase gives rise to the protein MAELDDMQGEDSSSDIAVIGMAGRFPGARNLGDFWNNVRGCVESISFFSEDELERSPLIPEDLWRHPHFIRAGGILEGADGFDHGFFDIPLREAQWMDPQQRVFLQCAWTALEDAAYDPSRYKGRISLYAGAGSSGHLLNLLSEARKDAGAGLELATAGPESLAMKASFKLQLRGESVAVYTACSTGLVAIHMACQSLLTRQSDIALAGAVRIASPQRTGYLHQDGLIFSPDGHCRAFDHRAGGTVAGNGAGVVVLKLLSDALRDGDHVHAVIKGSAVNNDGQQKVGYTAPSIEGQTEVVADALAYSGLGGDDISYVEAHGTGTSLGDPIEIAALTRAFRKTTERSGYCAIGSLKTNLGHLDAAAGVAGFIKVVLSLQHGELPASLHFERANPEIDFERSPFFVNTALKAWPRENGPRRAGVSSFGIGGTNAHVVLEESPPEAEKARGHRPLHVVTLSARTPSALEVMARELATHVESAPGLALEDVAFTRNVGRRSFEHRRAVVAADGAELAERLRKPAAVEAGRNRRVAFLFPGQGAQAVGMGRELHAVEPGFRKDVDAALARLELSLAAEVRALLLPAQGQEAVAAQKLADPRVALPALFVVEHALARLWMSWGVRPHAVLGHSFGEYAAACVAGVLSPEDGLRLAVVRGALMARMPVGAMLAVGLEEAEVLPLLGEGLSLAAVNGEGRCVVSGPVQAIEALQATLSSRGVGMVRLPSAHAFHSSAVEPLMVDLARAVSSLRLQAPTLPYVSSLTGTWIRPEEATDPTYWARQMRQPVRFAAGLETLFGEGCSVLLEVGPGTDLTSLARGRARKERQLVVAPSLRRRPTESDARGLLQSLGDLWAAGVDVAWEKFHGAEPRRRVSLPTYPFEEKSCRLESSGAPLVLPAASGPVAGAALAGTSSVLPLATPGASDPVTVGEIQQRVMDIWRERLGAVEVGPDDDFLELGGNSLMAAQMLTRLRETFSVQLPLSALFEAPTVAGISARIEAMLQAAGPLEGRAASEVMFRIDRAGELPLSVVQERVWRMEQLDPGNPSLNMPLAVRISGALDVPVLERSVNEVIRRHEMLRATYRVEDGRVRQRFSAEVRIQVPVVDLRSHGGDREAEALRLALDEAVRPFSLEHGPIVRASLLRLAETEHLMLLTVHHIASDTLSMVAFFREAAANYQAFLAGQPAPLPELAVQYVDAAAWERRSLAGGTLAAQEAYWREVLADLPPSLELAADRPRGAELRLRGARFPVAFSRELSAALMGFSQREGVTPFMTLLAALASVLARYSGREDIVVGTPVGNRARGELEPLIGFVAHAMALRTDLSGDPSFRELVARARETTVGASSHQDVPFEHLLPLVASGRDPARSRLCDAALVLHAHVTTAPPSVAGLDMQLVEVPGTPAQFGATLGELTLLLNESESGGFHGFIEYATDLYDEPRIARLSAHLQTLLGAALANPDLRVSRMPLAAPEERSAAARGPASSVQSLQAEGLAISSMPPAGGSSSIGHRDLADAAVLARFASWVKRTPDAVAISMGERRLSWRELSERARGLAARLKQEGVGRDVPVAVRITPSVESVIALWGVLEAGGACLPVSAGEVAELASLLPAQGPRLLLVPRTEDVPALPKGIRAVAVDSVDSSADSMEPVPGERLAFIVPAPDALGGYGRVMLSHRNVAHVLASLDARTGAGGGDVWLAVGGPSADPSGLDLLWALARGMRVVLPPEQLAACFAVLGRKPDTRRPLDFSLSYFANDEDSLGEEKYELLLEGAKFADAHGFSAVWTPERRFHSFGGLYPQPSVVGGALAMLTRHVQIRAGSVVLPLHDPIEVAEQWSVVDNLSRGRVGLSFATGWHANDFSLSPGTFDRRREVLIERLEEVRRLWRGGTVLRRNGAGNEVELALRPKPKQAELPVWLTSTGNPETFRKAGEVGAGILTNVLGLGSNLDELATKVALYRETYRKAGHGPGQGHVTLMLHTFLGQDLDEVREAVREPLLRYFRSSVDVFANLVASQGLQVDVRGLTPEDVEVMLAQGVEHYIKEGGLFGSVEDCVRVVERVRALDVDEIACLVDFGVALEPMMSSLRLLDVVRQRSQVQALPADAVLAEGDAGFGALLSLVQDEGVTTLRCAPSQARALAELPGAEAALGSVRLWVLGGESQDLTSSAQHVAIASSLVGAAWPSPTSAPVYVRDASGEPVPVGVVGELALGGAAVPLGFWNDPEATRARFISVPGSDERFLVTGQRARFRVAGEVECVAPARATKARRPTSQPARGTVGTRPPTRQTVSAEVSSATATPVVRVGRDKPLPLSFPQQRIWYLHQLDPAGIAYNNTVTLRLDGAVDEALLEAALNALVRRHEVLRTTFALEDGGAYQVIADAMPLVLERLEARGDTLEAREADALKQALTEARKPFDLMLGPVMRAVLIRISEAVSVLHLTLHHIASDGWSGGVLFRELVAGYEALAAGRPSPLPELPIQYADYAVWQRGWLEGPGMEAQLAYWKKQLAGAQVLELPTDRPRPARWTGRGGRLQVSVDKPVMDAVWAVGRREGATPFMVLTAAFQTLLHRYSGQDDVIVGTSAAGRNRPELEGLIGCFLNTLAIRGDLSGAPTFVELLRRVKVASIGAYAHQEIPFERLVDELRVPRDPSRMPLVQAMLTFHNTPPVEVRTPGLGVKMVELDIGATKVDLSLELRETPQGLTGALEYPADLFDLSTVELLWERFVRLLQGIAANPSQRVSELPLLSDAERQRMLVEWNDTREPFAGDATLHGLFEAQAARTPDAVAVVAEGQQLTYAALEEQANQLAHHLRTLGVGPEVRVGLCAERSVELVVGLLGVLKAGGAFVPLDPAYPTARLTHMMRDAGLSVVVTMDAIADVLPAGGELLVALDGDRRQLARNPSEPPRVGSLPEHLAYVIYTSGSTGTPKGVLVPHQGLCNTLGTIIRAHDVRPGRRVLQAAALGFDASVLEVLSTLVAGAELHLAPRESLLPGAPLRGLLESRGITTVTLTPSSLSQLEPEGLPLLETVISAGEACSPELARRWKPGRRLLNGYGPTEASVCATLSTELDVERPDIGRPVANMRAYVLDGRGQPVPPGVPGELYLGGPGVARGYLGRPELTAERFVPDAFSGEAGARLYRTGDRVRFLADGRLEYLGRTDFQVKLRGFRIELGEVEAVLRQYPDVRDAVALVREDTQGARRLVGYVVQAAELDASALRSFMKERLPDHLVPAAFVALDALPLSPSGKVDRAALPAPDAARGGNAKVFTEPRTEAEKALAALWTQVLGVERVSLHDNFFELGGDSILGIQIVSRAKALGLELEPAMLFERQTLVELAAAAGTAKAGTAEQGLVEGPVPLTPMQRIFFDEWALPQPHHYNLAAVLEVRRPVDAALLEEALRALVSHHDALRLRFTRAPEGWRQSIAGVPERVPVRRVDLSSVLEAEQGAALESVGAEVHQSLDLGEGLLLRAALFERGAGRTSRLLLVVHHLAVDGVSLRPLLEDLETAYSQLERGAPVSLPPKTTSFKAWAERLLSHARTDEVARELPLWKASRDVTSLPVDLPGGEDTAGSEALVTVTLGVDETKPLVGEVPLAYRARVDEVLLTAVARAVSRWTGSRNVRLELEGHGREALFGDVDLSRTVGWFTSTFPLEVELPEAGSPGDALRTLRDARRLLPVNGMGYGLLRYLREDTAQTLRAAPRAEVGFNYLGQLDAAARGAERFLLTEEPSGAWHGAGGRRPHRLEVNAVVSEGRLKVAWAYSTRVHQRATIEAVADDFLSSLRELMEGRSTPDAARRSPGDFPLARLSSSSLDRLLRQFPAVEDLYPLTSLQQGMLFHVALAPQGSGVFHEQLAWTSRGNVDVAALRRAWAVVIARNAVLRTSFIHEGLPEPLQVVHAKADLPWTEHDLRGVPAEEQRARLEALVREDRARGFNLAPAPLARMEVVRLAEQEYRFLWSHHHLVMDGWGVGVMLQEVFACYAALTQGRDAALPRPAAWRDYMSWLQRQDLSRAEAFWREELAGFTTPTPLPGARTAAPGMEAAVTGEEILWLSQEATAALQAFARRNAVTLNTLTQGAWALLLGRHAGQEDVVFGATVSGRPVDLPDAESMVGLFINSLPIRVGLSSNALVVPWLQKLQARQLEMRKYEHSPLVQVKGWSDMPRGLPLFESLLIFENYPLDTSLGQGVPGLEVVDVESREQGNHPLIAYVVPGDRLRLSLAYAPELHGSDVVAELLEHWRILLEALASGVERLADVALPGDAERLQAMAKAQVGSMGHAAEYVAPSTPEELALAGIWTELLGRPRVGARDDFFALGGHAGMAARIVARVREALGVELPLPAVFESPTLAGMAEVVSRMAGSMKQLADDAIAPASRSLDPAALDQLSDEELDALLDATEVES